In Armatimonadota bacterium, the genomic stretch TCATGCTGTGACCAAAGCCAGTTGCGTTCGAGCACTTAACCACGGCACCAACGTTGAGCGCAGGGTTCAGCGAGGAACCAGCTTCGCAACCGGCGCGCATTGGATAGCGGTCTTCGTTGTCGCCGAGGTACATCATGAAGCCAAGGCTGATCTGCTTTTGATTGCTGATCGCCGCAGTCTTCTTGGCAGCAACGCGAGCTTGCGCAAAGACGGGGAAAAGAATTGCGGCGAGAATCGCAATAATCGCGATTACCACCAATAGTTCTATAAGCGTGAATGCTTTTTTCATTGTTTTCGATCCTGATCCAGCCAACAGGGAAGGAAATTTAGTTTCCTACACATTGTGGACCAATAAGGGCCAAAAAGTGTTAAATTTCAATGGTGATTTGCCGGAAAACTGGTGAATAGCCTTGTTTATCGACTGTAGATCATCGCTGCCCGCCGAGTTGGCTCGAACACGCTGCACTGTGCCTTCATCCGCTCTTGAAGTCGTTCCAAGCTCACTCCTGATTCGAGGTCGGCGCGCAGCCACTCACATCCCGCCAGGATATCAAACGGCAACTTCACATACTCATATTCGTAAGGTGGATCCTGCCATTGGAATTGATCACGCCAATTTTCGAGCACCAATCGCAGCAGGGCGAGTGTAGTCAAAACTGGAAGATAGCTCTTTGGATCGATCACGTGTACTTGGACTCCGTTGCACGGTATTCCAGCGAACTTTTGGAACGTCGGCTGGAAGGAGACTCGCCGAAATTTGACACCAGGCAGCCCGCTTGAATTCAGCTCCCGCGCTAAGAATTCGCCATCGATGTACGGCGCACCGACGATCTCGAATGGACGCGTCGTGCCTCTTCCCTCAGACATCTTGGTGCCTTCCAAAAGGCACATCCCGGGATAAACAATCGCAGTCTGCGGCGTAGGCATGTTTGGCGAGGGCATCACCCACGGCAGCCCAGTTCCGCCCCAGAACTCAGATGGGTTGTAATTAACCATTTGATGAATGGTCAATTTGCAATCAGGATAGAACTTGTTTTTGAGATAGTTTCCGATTTCGCCGATTGTCAGCCCGTGGCGAAGTGGCATCGGACGCAAGCCAACAAAGCTCTCCCAACCTTCTTCAAGCACAGTGCCCTCGACATCGACGCAGTTCACTGGGTTTGGCCGGTCCAGCACCATGATCTCGATCCCGGCTTCTTCTGCGGCCTCCATGCAGTACATCAAGGTCCACATGAAGGTGTAATAGCGCGCTCCGACATCTTGCACGTCAAACAAGATCAAGTCGGTACCTTCAAGCAGGCTCTGTGCAGGTTTTCGATGCGCGCCATACAGCGAGTTGAAGATCAAACCAGTGTCGGGATCGACGTAGTCCTCCCACTCGATCATGTTGTCTTGGGTATGCCCCCAAACGCCGTGTTGTGGTCCGAAAATGCGCGTGATGTTGAACTTTCCGGCAGACGCACTCACCATTAGGTTAATGATGTGTTCGTAGTTCGAGTCAATGGTTGCCTGATTGCAAACGATCGCGACGTTGCGACCATGCAGTTCTTTGAACTGGCTTTGCACCAATCGATCTAGTCCAGAGTTCACCATGAATTTGATTTGCCTACTAATACTATTTTGGTTGGATCGCATCCAGCCAGATCTTCCATTTTGCGGAACGACGCAGCCGAACGCGCCTTTTATCATCGCCAACTGGCTCGGAATAGGAGTGATTCGCGACTCTCAATTTCTCGAAGCGGATCACATCGGAATCGATCCAGCGATCATAGAAGTTCAAGATCTTACCAATTCTTTGGCTTTTGTAGAATTTTAGGACTGCTCGCCTGAGCTTGCGATCTTCCTCTGTAAGTAATCTAGCTTCGCCGCTTAATGGTTCCACAAATCGATTTACTGTTTGCAACTTTCGATCGTAAGAATGGTACATCGGGAATTCGAGAGTGGCGTAATCCCCCACCAGCGATGCCACGTAGTTCGTCGCATCATGGTCCAGGTGGCCCTGCTCGAATGCCGTGGTCACGATCCGGTCTGGCTCAAATTCTGAAACTACATCGGTGATGGAGCTCAACATTTTTGGAATCGCCTTGACGAATCCGCCATCTTCAAAGTTGAGAAAACTGAATTGCTCAACCCCTAACAGCTTCATCGCGGCCTCGCTTTCGGCTCGGCGGACAGGGGTTGAGTGTAGCCATACACACCGCACCGCCACACCAGATTTAACCAAATGGTTAATCCACGCAGCCAGAGCGATTTCGTCATCGGGATGCGGGAACAGAAACAGCCATCGCAAAGCTTGCGAATCATCAAACAACTTCAAGTCAGTTGGGTTGTACCCGGCATCGGCTAAACTACACCCAATGAAGATCCTCATCGTCAAATTGAGCGCGATTGGCGATTGTCTTCATGCAACACCCGTGGCCCGAGCATTGCGCCAGACGTTTCCCGATGCAAAAATTGGATGGGCGGTACATCCCCACTGCGCTCCAATTCTGGAGGGAAACCCGGACCTCGACGAGATCCACCTGATTCCACGAAAAAAGTTCTTCCGGGAATTTCCGCGAGCAATTTTGCCCGTTCGCCGGGAGAAGTACGACATCGCCATCGACTTACAAGGATTGATGAAATCAGGACTGGTCACCAAGCTTTCGAGCGCACCGAAGCGTATTGGGCCGGTTGAAGCTAAAGAGGGCGCACGAATGATGTACAACTTTCGCGTCGCTCGGGACAATGCGAACCTGCATGTGGTCGATGGGTACCTAAAATTGGCCGAAGCCGCTGGAGCAAAAGTTGTCCCAGCACCTCAAATGGTATTGCCGGACCGCACGGAGGACAAGCTTCAAATTGACAATCTCCTATCTGAGATTGGTATCGTCCCTGCCGATCGCTTGATCGTTTTGAATCCTAGCGCGGGCAGAGACATCAAACAGTGGCCGGCAGAGAGATTTGGAGAGCTTGCCCATCAAATTCGGTCCAAATTTGATGCCAAGTTTCTGATCACAGGTGCTCCAGCAGATGCTCATCTCGCAGAGAGAATTCTATCGGCGTTTCCCGATGCCATCAACCTCACTGGCAAAACGAGCCTCACTGGCATGGGTGAATTGCTTCGAAGAGTTGAGC encodes the following:
- a CDS encoding DUF1343 domain-containing protein, which encodes MVNSGLDRLVQSQFKELHGRNVAIVCNQATIDSNYEHIINLMVSASAGKFNITRIFGPQHGVWGHTQDNMIEWEDYVDPDTGLIFNSLYGAHRKPAQSLLEGTDLILFDVQDVGARYYTFMWTLMYCMEAAEEAGIEIMVLDRPNPVNCVDVEGTVLEEGWESFVGLRPMPLRHGLTIGEIGNYLKNKFYPDCKLTIHQMVNYNPSEFWGGTGLPWVMPSPNMPTPQTAIVYPGMCLLEGTKMSEGRGTTRPFEIVGAPYIDGEFLARELNSSGLPGVKFRRVSFQPTFQKFAGIPCNGVQVHVIDPKSYLPVLTTLALLRLVLENWRDQFQWQDPPYEYEYVKLPFDILAGCEWLRADLESGVSLERLQERMKAQCSVFEPTRRAAMIYSR
- a CDS encoding PIG-L family deacetylase; amino-acid sequence: MRIFIGCSLADAGYNPTDLKLFDDSQALRWLFLFPHPDDEIALAAWINHLVKSGVAVRCVWLHSTPVRRAESEAAMKLLGVEQFSFLNFEDGGFVKAIPKMLSSITDVVSEFEPDRIVTTAFEQGHLDHDATNYVASLVGDYATLEFPMYHSYDRKLQTVNRFVEPLSGEARLLTEEDRKLRRAVLKFYKSQRIGKILNFYDRWIDSDVIRFEKLRVANHSYSEPVGDDKRRVRLRRSAKWKIWLDAIQPK
- the waaF gene encoding lipopolysaccharide heptosyltransferase II, yielding MKILIVKLSAIGDCLHATPVARALRQTFPDAKIGWAVHPHCAPILEGNPDLDEIHLIPRKKFFREFPRAILPVRREKYDIAIDLQGLMKSGLVTKLSSAPKRIGPVEAKEGARMMYNFRVARDNANLHVVDGYLKLAEAAGAKVVPAPQMVLPDRTEDKLQIDNLLSEIGIVPADRLIVLNPSAGRDIKQWPAERFGELAHQIRSKFDAKFLITGAPADAHLAERILSAFPDAINLTGKTSLTGMGELLRRVELFVGGDTGPMHMAQAASTRVVAIFGPTNPKTLGPTLPIHRVAYNRQPCSPCRHRECPIGRPCLNDLGVQDVYQLCAEILQELD